TGCCGATACGGATTTCACGGTGGTCTGGAACGGCCACCGTTATCTTGCCTGCCGCGGATTGCGTTTTCATTATGATGTGGCTTCCGCGTCTCCGGGATTCGCGGAAACCATGTCGGGCTAAAATAGCGCATACTTCCTTTCCGGAAAGCACGCGAAATTTAGCCAACCGCGACCTCGATTTGACGGACAAAAACCTCGTTGCTCCGCAATCGCCGTTCAACTTCTTCCGCGGACGCTTCTTCAAGAAATAGTTCAAGTGCCTCTTGGAGGTTCCCGAGTGCTTCGTCGTACGTATCGCCTTGACTCGCGACGTCCAGTTCCGGGCACAAAGAGACGTAGCCGGTGCCTTCTTTTTCAATGAGTGCTGTCAGTTTCATTGGAACTCCGATCGCATGCAGGAGTATCGTCCCGAAAATTCCTGACTCCGTCAACGGCGCAAGCTCCTTGAATCGTCACGTTGCGGGCCTTATTCTACGTTCCTCGCGCGGCCGCGTCGGGCCGCGCGGTTTTGCGTTTCGATCAAGCGAGGAAAAAACGAATGTCCGGACATCTGGAAGACGAACTCAATTTCACCGGGACCCAAACGTACGTCCTTGATCCCGAATTGCAGACCGTCGTGAACACCGCCATTCGCCTGGAGTTGCCGCTGCTGCTCAAAGGCGAGCCGGGAACGGGCAAGACGCTGCTCGCGCACGCCATTGCCGAAAACCTCGGCGTGCCGCTCATCGTGCTGAACGTGAAGTCAAACATGAAGGCGGTCGAGGCGCTGTATTTCTACGACACGCTCACGCGCCTGAACGACTCGCGCTTCGGCGACTCGAGCCGCGACGTGTCGAATATCGAGGACTACATCCGCATGGGGCGCATCGGCCAGGCCTTCGCGAGCGACACGCGCGTCGTGCTGCTCATCGACGAAATCGACAAGGCCGACTCCGATTTTCAGGACGACCTGCTGGATGTGCTCGACGTCATGACCTTCGACATCCGAGAGATCGACAAGACGATCGCCACCAAGCACCGGCCGATTGTCGTCATCACGAGCAATGCGAAAAAGGACCTGTCCGATCCGTTCCTCGGGCGGTGCGTTTTCCATCACATCGCGTTTCCAGACGCGGACATGATGAGCCGCATCGTCGGCGCGCACTTTCCGAACCTGTCCGAGCGCCTGGCCGAGGCCGCGATCCATACTTTTTACCGCCTGCGCGAGGTGCCCGGCGTTGAGAAAAAGCCCGCGACGCGCGAGCTTTTGCACTGGATCCGCGCGCTATCGAGCGACCCCGCCTTTGACGTGAAGCACCTCTCCGGCCGCACGGCGCTGCCGCTTCTGGGCCTGCTGTTCAAAAAATCCGACGACCTTCACCGCGCGCAGAAGGTGCGTTACGCGAACTGATGTTCCAGCCGTTTTTCTACATGTTGCGTGAGCACGGCGTGCCGGTGAGGCCGACGGATTTCCTGCGCCTGCAGAAGGCGCTCGCCGCGGGGCTTGTCACCGACCTGGCCGAATTCTACACCGTCGCGCGCTCGCTGCTCGTCAAAAGCGAGCGCTTCTTCGATCGCTACGACGTGATCTTCGCGAATTACTTTGAGGGCCGCGAGATCCCCGAGGGCGTCATCGAAACGCTCGCCGCCGACCTCGAGAAAATGCTCGCCGAATGGCTGGCCGATCCGAAAATTCGCCCCGACCTCACGGAAGAGGAGCGCGCCAAGCTCGCGGCCATGACGCCCGACGAGGTCATGGAATATTTCAGGGAGCGCCTGAAGGATCAGACCAAACGCCACGACGGCGGCGACCGCTGGATCGGCACGGGCGGGCGAAGCCCCGTCGGCCACGGCGGCGTACATCCGGGCGGCATGCGCGTGGGCGGCGGGCCCGGCAACCGGAGCGCGATCAAGGTCGCCATGGACCGCCGCTACATCGACTACTCCGACTCCGCGATGCTCACGCCCGACAAGATCGGCGCCGCGCTCGACCGACTGCGTCATTTGGTGCCGCACGGCCCGCGCGACGAGCTGAACATCGAGGCGTCCATCCGCGAAACGGTGCGCCAGGGCGGCGAGATCGACCTGGTGTTCGATCGGCGCCTCGTGGACAAGCTGAAGATCTTCATCTTCCTGGACAACGGCGGCTGGTCGATGACGCCCTACGTCCACCTGACGCGCAGCCTGTTCACCTACGCCAGGAGCCAGTTCAAGTCGGTGCGGTTTTTCTATTTCCACAATTGCATCTACGACCTGGTGTTTGAGGACCCGACGCGCTACGAAAAACCGGTTTCGACGGCGGAGCTTTTGCGCCGCTCGGATCCCGACACGCGCGTCGTCATCGTCGGCGACGCGAGCATGGCGCCCTACGAATTGACGCACCCGCGCGGGGCGATCGAATACGACGCGCCGCAGTCGGCGTCGGGTCTGCAATGGGTCCGCCGCGTCAAGGAGACGTTCGCGCACGCGGTGTGGATCAACCCGATCCCGAAGCGCGAGTGGGATTTCACGTACGGCAACTGGACGGTGGACGCCATCCGCCGCCAGGTGCCGATGTATGAGCTGACGATCCGCGGGCTCGAGGACGCGGTGGACGAGCTGAAATCGAAATACCCGAAATCGCTCCCGCCGCCCGAGGAATTCCGCGCGACGTTTTGAACGACACACCCAATCGCAATCAACGGTACACAGAGTCCACAGGGGAGCCACGAGGGACACGGAGGAATCTTTGACATTTCTTCGAAAAACTCTGTGAACTCTGTGTCTTCTCGGTGTTCTCGGTGTACCGCCGAATGCCCTACCGCGCGATCACGATAAAGCGCGGGCCGCGCAGCACGGGACCACGGAAGCTTTGGCGCGCCGCGTTTTCGATCTCGTTGAGATTCTCCGGCAGGCCCGACGCCACGAACGCGCCATAACCCTTTGTCATCGCCGGATCGGCGAGGGCGTCGAGTGTGTTGATCGATTCCAGCCCGTGTTCGCGTTGGCGGATGATGCCGCTTGGGAACATCTCGGGAACCGGGACGGGCCGCGTTTCGGCCAGGTGCCAGAGCGGCGCGAGTTTGTGGCTGTTCACCCAGTTCGGATAGCTGTAGGGATCAGCCGCCTTCTCCAGAAAGTGCCGCTCCTCGCGGAAGTGAAAGTGGCTGTCGGTGACCGACAGGATCGGCTCGCCGCCCTTGACCGACAGGCGCACGGCGTCCACGAGGCGGCGCACGGACAGGCCCGCGTGAAACGCGGTGACGCCGTTGACAAGGGCGCACACGACAAGAAAACCGGACAGCACGCCGGCGATGGGCCGCGCCAGCAATCGCCAGCGGACGGTGCCGGCAAGCACGAGCACCGCGACGTACAGCCACCGCTCGCCCGGACGGATCACCTCAAACAGCCGCGTCGGGCCGAACCACCCGAAAAGCAAAAGGACGGCCAGCCCCGGCAGATACGGCGAGGAGAACTCGCGCAGCGCACGCACGAGCAACAGGAGCGTCAGGACGAAAAACGCAAACAGGAAAAGCGCGTTGACGAACGCGAACGTTCCCTGCAACACGCCCGGCGTCGCGGGATAAAAACCGCCAAGCGGCGCGAACGGGCCCGCCTTGTACCACGCCCACTTCAGGACGTTGCCGTAGCGATACCAATACCCGAATTCGCCCGCGCGCGAGGCCGCGTACGCGATCGCCAGCAGCGCGCTCGGCGATAGCGCCACCAGCGGGCGAACGAACGCGCGCGGGGAAAACCCGTGCCGCCAGAAGACATGCCCGAACAACAACACGATCAGCGCGCCGAACGCGAGGAAGTGGCAGAAATACGCGAGTGCGAAAAGCGCGCCGAAGATTGCCGTCTCGCGCGCGGTCCACGCCCGCTCTTCGTTGGGCACGAGCGAGAGCGAAAACAGCAGCACGGCGACGCCGAGCTGAAAGCCGAGATAGCCCATCCAGAAAAAATGGCCGACCGCGAAAAATGCGCCGAGAACCTCGGCCGCGGGCGCCGGGCGATCGTTGTTCGCGCGCACGAAACGCACCCACGCGAACGCAAAAAAAGCGGCGGTGAATACGGCGAGGGTCTTGGCGGCGGCGGCCGGCGACATCGCCGCGCCAAGGAGCGTCATCGCGAGCGTCGCCACCGCGTTGGGCACCGGCGCGTGAACAAACGCGAAGTCCTCGGCGCCTCCCGTTCCGGAAACCAGGTCCGCGGCGATGCGCGCCTGATACGCCCAGTCCGGCAGATCCTGAAGCGGCGGGTAGGCGGTCAGCG
This region of bacterium genomic DNA includes:
- a CDS encoding type II toxin-antitoxin system HicA family toxin codes for the protein MAKFRVLSGKEVCAILARHGFRESRRRGSHIIMKTQSAAGKITVAVPDHREIRIGTLKSIIRQSGLPSAEFSE
- a CDS encoding type II toxin-antitoxin system HicB family antitoxin, which produces MKLTALIEKEGTGYVSLCPELDVASQGDTYDEALGNLQEALELFLEEASAEEVERRLRSNEVFVRQIEVAVG
- a CDS encoding MoxR family ATPase, with the translated sequence MSGHLEDELNFTGTQTYVLDPELQTVVNTAIRLELPLLLKGEPGTGKTLLAHAIAENLGVPLIVLNVKSNMKAVEALYFYDTLTRLNDSRFGDSSRDVSNIEDYIRMGRIGQAFASDTRVVLLIDEIDKADSDFQDDLLDVLDVMTFDIREIDKTIATKHRPIVVITSNAKKDLSDPFLGRCVFHHIAFPDADMMSRIVGAHFPNLSERLAEAAIHTFYRLREVPGVEKKPATRELLHWIRALSSDPAFDVKHLSGRTALPLLGLLFKKSDDLHRAQKVRYAN